The nucleotide sequence CCGCACGACAGTGCCCATGGGCAGGGTGCGGTGGGCGGCGGTGAATGTATACATGTCATAGCTGAGGCCGCTGGCAGTGGCGCCGCCGTGCGAATCACGGCCGTACCAGGATGCCTTGCCGGAAAAAACTTCACTTTCCTGGGCGCGCTTGAGCCAGATGTCGCGGCTGTCGGTGCCCTGTTCGGAAACCTGCTGAGCTTTCGCTGAAGATTTTGCGGCCTTGCGGCTTTTGGACGATTTGTCCGATCTGTCGGACTTGGCCGACTTGCCGGACGAGGATGCTTTTTCAGATTTGTCTGAAGATTCTGATTTTTTTGACTTTTCAGACGTGCCTGAGCGCGATTCGGACTTCTGTGGTTTTTTTGAGGCGGCAGAAGCGGATACACCGGAGGAGGTATTGTCAGAAGGAGAGCTTGCTGAAGCCGCGTCGGCTTTCATGGGGGCGGTCAACAGCATACATGTGACCGCAACAGCCAGCATGGAAGGCCAGCGTGAATACTTCATGATCATTCCTTGGTTACTGTTCGAGGCTGCCCGGCTAAGCGGACGGATCACGCCCGTGATCCTGACCCTGGAGACCTCCGATGACGGTAGATGCGCCTTGCGCCCTGAACCTGTCAGTCTCAATCAGGGAGTGCCTTTTCTTGGTGCCAAGAATATACAGTAATAAAAACTGCGGTGTCAAACTGATA is from Desulfovibrio sp. and encodes:
- a CDS encoding septal ring lytic transglycosylase RlpA family protein; the encoded protein is MKYSRWPSMLAVAVTCMLLTAPMKADAASASSPSDNTSSGVSASAASKKPQKSESRSGTSEKSKKSESSDKSEKASSSGKSAKSDRSDKSSKSRKAAKSSAKAQQVSEQGTDSRDIWLKRAQESEVFSGKASWYGRDSHGGATASGLSYDMYTFTAAHRTLPMGTVVRVTDQENGKSVMVCVTDRGPFVRGRIIDLSFAAAKQLDLGQRGVGKVELEVVSDESGTPLQADLAYYVHYSAAMGDERIGPFRAFADAAAMHEALRQAHPEAEVVLDQSR